One Succinispira mobilis DSM 6222 genomic window carries:
- a CDS encoding type I restriction-modification system subunit M produces the protein MTTAAQRAELQAQIWKIANDVRGSVDGWDFKQYVLGTLFYRFISENFANYIAAGDESINYAELDDAIITKEIKEDAIKTKGYFIYPSQLFVNIAKNAHTNESLNTDLATIFGAIESSANGYPSELDIKGLFADFDTTSNRLGNTVNDKNLRLAAVIKGVAGLNLGNFEDNHIDLFGDAYEFLISNYAANAGKSGGEFFTPQSVSKLIAQLALHGQTTINKIYDPAAGSGSLLLQAKKQFDEHIIEDGFFGQEINHTTYNLARMNMFLHNINYDKFNIALGNTLLDPRFADDKPFDAIVSNPPYSVKWIGSDDPTLINDDRFAPAGVLAPKSKADFAFVLHALSYLSSKGRAAIVCFPGIFYRGGAEQKIRQYLIDNNFVETVIAVAPNLFFGTSIAVNILVLSKHKTDNKVQFIDASGADFYKKETNNNILTEDHIEKIMAMFDSKEDVEYVAKSVAYDAIVQNDYNLSVSSYVEAKDTREVIDIKVLNAEIKTTVAKIDSLRSEIDKIIAEIEGQDE, from the coding sequence AACAGCAGCACAAAGAGCAGAATTACAAGCACAAATTTGGAAAATAGCCAATGATGTTCGCGGATCGGTAGATGGATGGGATTTTAAACAATATGTATTAGGCACGTTGTTTTATCGTTTTATTAGTGAAAACTTTGCAAATTATATTGCAGCTGGAGATGAAAGCATTAATTATGCGGAACTAGATGATGCAATTATAACTAAAGAAATTAAAGAAGATGCAATCAAAACTAAAGGATATTTTATATATCCTAGTCAACTATTTGTTAATATTGCTAAAAATGCCCATACCAATGAAAGCTTAAATACTGATTTAGCAACGATATTTGGAGCTATTGAAAGTTCAGCCAATGGTTATCCGTCCGAGTTAGATATAAAAGGACTATTTGCTGATTTTGATACCACTAGTAACCGCTTAGGCAATACTGTAAATGATAAAAACTTGCGTTTAGCGGCCGTAATTAAAGGCGTGGCAGGGCTTAATTTAGGTAATTTTGAAGATAATCATATTGATTTGTTTGGCGATGCTTATGAGTTTTTAATTTCTAACTATGCAGCTAATGCAGGTAAATCTGGCGGTGAGTTTTTTACGCCCCAAAGTGTATCTAAACTTATTGCCCAACTAGCACTTCACGGACAAACCACCATCAATAAAATCTATGACCCCGCCGCTGGTTCTGGCTCGTTATTATTGCAAGCTAAAAAACAATTTGATGAGCATATTATCGAAGATGGTTTTTTTGGACAGGAAATAAATCACACCACCTATAACCTTGCACGGATGAATATGTTTTTACATAATATTAATTATGATAAGTTTAATATTGCATTAGGCAATACGCTATTAGATCCTCGTTTTGCTGATGATAAACCTTTTGATGCGATTGTATCTAACCCGCCATATTCCGTAAAATGGATTGGGAGCGATGATCCAACGCTTATTAATGATGATAGATTTGCGCCCGCAGGAGTATTAGCGCCAAAGTCTAAAGCAGATTTTGCCTTTGTGTTGCATGCGCTTAGTTATCTATCAAGTAAAGGGCGTGCGGCGATAGTTTGTTTTCCAGGAATTTTTTATCGTGGTGGCGCCGAACAAAAAATTAGACAGTATTTGATTGATAATAACTTTGTAGAAACTGTTATTGCTGTAGCGCCGAATTTGTTTTTTGGAACTTCAATCGCTGTGAATATTTTGGTGTTGTCTAAGCACAAAACTGATAATAAAGTTCAATTTATTGATGCAAGTGGGGCAGATTTCTATAAAAAAGAAACTAATAACAATATACTTACCGAAGACCATATAGAGAAAATAATGGCAATGTTTGATAGCAAAGAAGATGTTGAGTATGTTGCTAAATCTGTTGCTTATGACGCTATCGTTCAAAATGATTATAATCTTTCGGTAAGTTCCTATGTTGAAGCTAAAGATACAAGAGAAGTTATTGATATCAAGGTTTTAAATGCAGAAATTAAAACTACTGTAGCCAAAATAGATAGCCTTCGCTCTGAAATAGATAAAATTATTGCAGAAATCGAGGGGCAAGATGAATAA